Sequence from the Arvicola amphibius chromosome 3, mArvAmp1.2, whole genome shotgun sequence genome:
ttgctcatgatctccctccttttgctcctcatcaggaccttgggagctcagtccggtgctcctatgtggggctctgtcattttctccatccaacgccaggtgaaggttctatggtgatatgcaaaatattcatgagtatggcaataggatctggacatttcaggcaccctctcctcagctgcccaaggaactagctgggggcgtcttcctggacacctgggaacccctctagattcaagtctctgccaaccctagaatggctcccttaattgagatataaaattccttgttcccatatctacccttcctatatcccaaccatcctcttctcccaagctcttcccatcctccacttcacacttttctcgccccatccccccatcccccatcccaccccactcccaagttcccattttttgtctggcaatcttgtctacttccaatatccaggaggataactatatgtttttctttgggttcaccttcttattatcttctctagaattttttacgaattataggcttgatgtcctttatttatggctagataccaattatgagtgagtacatctcatgttcatctttttgggcctgggttacctcactcagaatagtgttttctatttccatccatttgcatgcaaatttcaagatgtcattgttttttaccgctgagtagtattctaacatgtatatattccacagtttcttcatcaattcttccactgaagaatgTTTCaggtttccaggatctggctattacaaataatgcttctatgaacataattgagcaaatgctttcatagtatgattgggcatctattaggtaaattcccaagagtggaactgctgggtcctggggtaggttgatcccgaatttcctgagaaaccgccacactgctttccaaagtggttgaacaagtgtgcattcccaccagcaatggatgagtgtaccccttaccccaaaacctctccagtaaaggttattattggtgttttggattttagccaatctgacaggtgtaaaatgatatctcaaagttgttttgatttgcatttccctgatagctaaggaggttgagcatgaccttaagggtcttttggccatttgaacttcttctgttgagaattctctgttcagttcagtgccccattttttaattgggttaattagcattttaaagtctagtctcttgagttccttatatattttagagatcagacctttgtcagttgcagggttggtgaagatcttttcccaatcagtaggctgcctttgtgtcttagtgacaactGAGCAGAATTTTTTAAGCCGATATTAACCTTAAATATTTGTGCTTGATGCTCGACATAGTGTAGAAGCCTAGTGATCTATGTTTGGATATTTGTTTGAATTTTCCTTTCTACAAATGCACTGTTTTTCCTCCAAGCATTTTACTTTTCTAATCTCAGTATGTAtgcattataaatatgtatatccTAAATATTTCTTCATTGATTGTATCATTAATAGTTTGTacatagctctctctctctctccctctcccttctcctctccctctccctcttcctctccctctctctctgtcctttaataaagctttgtgcctaaaaaaatattttgcacatacatttttattgagGACAGTCACAATAACCATTTGCATTTTGAATATTTCCAACATTCTTTGTTTtgccatttaattttaatttaaatctgctcaattgtatttttaaaatctatttctaaaacaaataatGTATTGAAACTCAGCTAGATTGATAGTTTACATAATGACACATGGTTTTTCAATGATCATCAtgttaagaataattttattcttttatatctgttaatttttttctgtattaatgCCTCCTTTGTATTATTTGTGTCAtttcagtaaagaaaaaagaatagctTTTGTAATTTTGGTTAGTCTGTCCTTGATTCTTAATGATTTATAAATTGAGCTTAGGTACATTGTAGCTTCAACATATGTTAAAATatactatttgtttttgttttaaagggaGCATGTCTTTTGTGCTTGTATATTTGCATGATGATTGCATTAAATAGTGGCTGACTTCtctgaataaaaaaatatagctgacgtctttaaaaatgtttctggtTAAGGAACCATATCAACAGATAGAAGACATGTCAAATAAGTTATGTCAGTGTGGAAAATGATCCATTAAATtacatagaaattttattttatttgattttgttttaattatatataaccccagtagcacagacactgagaaaaacaattaataaacgggacctcctgaaaaaagcttctgtaaagcaaaggacacggtcaataagagaaaatgacagcctatagaatgggaaaagatcttcatcaaccccacatgagacagaggtctaatctccaaaatatacaaagaactcaagaaaatggtcatcaaaagaagaaataatccagtaaaaatggagtatagacctaaacagaaaattctcagtagaggaatctaaaatgactgaaagacacagaaatgtTCAAATTCTTaatcatcagataaatgcaaatcaaaacaactctgagattccatcttatacctgtaagaaaggcaacgatcaaaaacactgatgacaagttatgctggagaggttgtggagttaAGAGAActctcctgcattgttggtgggaatgcaagctggcacagcccctttgggtgtcagtatagcaatttctcagaaaattatgaaacaaccttcctcaagacccattaataccacttttgggtatataaccaaaggatgcacaatcatgccacaaggacatgagctcaatatgttcatagcagcattgtttgtcatagccagaacccagagCCTTAGCCACTTTAATGCCCATTAAGTACTGAAAAAGCTTTAGTTAAGTTTTCTGTGAGAAACTAATAAAAGTTAACAGGGAGGATTGTTAATGTTTCTGTGGATAAAACCAAAGCCAAGGcaaagaaaatcaaaccaaacccgaagaaaacaaaaaaaaacaaataatatttctgtttgccaaaaccaaaccaaagaaaacaaacaaaacaatggcaAAAACATAACTCAAGAAATATTCATCTGATGTCATTCCATAAGTCTTTTCTATTAAATTTAGCAGTATGAACAGTACATCAGTAGTGTCTTGCTTCATTGAATAACTCCTACTGTATGCTTAGTTTTTATTGAAAGAGTTAGGGTAATACTTAAGTTATAGCTTCTTGACATtgtagctaagatcaaaaaaagtgtctgttcttttatgtttagTATGCTTACAAAATAGTTGAGTTgggaaatattttgattttatgtatgcCAATTTTAGTAAGTTGTTTTCTTAGttaaataaaagtacattttaataggaaaataatatttgtaaCATTTATTGAGAGCCTTGCAACACTAATCACAGAAGCAACTCttgataaatttcatttttattcagttacCAAAAGTGAGTTTAACAGGGTTataactttcttttgaaaatacaaaatacaaaacgCCCTCAAAATACAAATAGATGGTTGCTTTTTTCAGAGAAAATCAAATCctatatttttttcccatttttgtttctttattaacttaaTCTTTAAAGCATGAATTTCTTTGTAAATATCAAAGGgagaaaagtttgaaaataagaaatttacTTGATTTGGCACTTAATTTTTGTTCGTGTATTTGTTTCAAAAAGCATTTTGCTCAAGTCTCAAATTTTATAACTGTTTACTAATAttactcttttaaaacaaaatggtgtttttaatattcttttatttttgaaattacaatATAATCACATGCCATATCCTTTCCCATGTCCCTTTCCTCTCTCATAGCCCTTCCATATACCCTTCCTTGATCTCTTTCTAATCATGTTCTTTCTtgtcattaattgttgttacatgcatatgtgtatacacatatacttgTATATTCCTAATTGCAACCTGTTAtttctatataatgttacttgtaaatattttttatggtttctgCTCTCACATTAtttagttgcttgtagttctttgtgaaCATTTCAGGTCTTGTATCTTTCACCTTGTCTACTTTAGCTTGTCTTTCATTGTAAAGCAAAGGTTGTATTCATTTGAATATTGTATAGTTGAATAgagaatacatataaaaaaagataattttactgATGTTGTCACAACTATGAGTTACACTAGAATATACTTTGGTCAAGTATTAGAAAATTGGTAATTCTCCTTTAGTGggaaataatgacattttaaatctgTTACACAAATTGTGACTCCTATAAAAAGGCAGCAAAGGAAGCTTGCTGGCAAAACCCTGAATTTAATTAATTGATCACTTCCACAAGTAAGCTAACACTTCTCCTCAGAGCCAGTGTTAATTGCAATGGCCATTAGGACGTAAAATCTGCAGGAAAGCTGATGAAGTCAGAAAAGATATTGTAGAGTGTtctatattatttttagttttgacaACCCTTAGTCTTAGAGAAACTCATATTTATCTGAATTCCAATGCTATGCTCTAGGcagaacatgaacacacacactgacttcaaattctgttttgatttaataggtacatatatattaaatgtgCTGTGGCACTGTTTATTAACTCTGTAAGCACATTCAAGTATAGGGAGCTTCTTACTATATGAGTTGCTGGGATCTGAAGGAAGAATTTATTGATTATTACATTAGGACATATATACTGGTTTCTTcacacatttacttatttaaacaGATTTAAAATGACTTCTATGTAAAACATAGTGAAAACTTTAAACAGTTTTAGTATTTTATAGTATCCAAGTgccaaagaaattttaattatatctttCTAACACCAATGTAGACTCACAAAGACAGAGATATTCACATTAATTTTATAATGTGGTACAGTTTAGTTATGCttaacacaagaaaaataaattcctaaagtataaaataaaaggggTAAAGTCCACAAATGTATaactaaagaatgctgaaagtagaagaaatagtTTTCTTCAGAGGAGGGGACTCAAATTAGTTATCCACTATCAAATTGTCtgccctgaaaatatacatataaagtaaCATTATACATCCTGTTTAGGATATGCTTAGGAATATATGTTCATAGACATACGTATTTACATAATATCAGtaaaaaaaagagaccatgaaatagaaaatgaataagGAAGGGCATATTggaagattttatatttttttatattattgtcTTATTGTCCTCCTCATGATAACCTTGTCTCTAAACAACAACCTATTGTTCCAGGCCAGTAGCATAGTTGGGTTCTATTTCCATCATCTGAGAATTTCACTGCTAACTAAGAAGAAAACCAGTTGAAAGATATAGTTCATAAGCAAGAAAAACTGGCCTGGAAATCATCTTCTGGCCTTAGTTTCCTGAGTTGTGGAATTAGAATTTGTTACTGGCTTGGCAGAAATTTGCATATGTTTTACTCAATATACTGAACATTGACATAATATGGATGTCCATATGTAAACCATATGCAATATCAATATAATAGCATAATGTTCTTCTCAGGGGCGTGGCTCACAAGCTATTGACGGCCATAGCACAATTACGGCTTATAACAATTGATAAATCCAATGTCAACTCACCACAGAAATTATTATCAGATGGAGGAACCCTGCCCAGAATGACCAGCAGGGTGCCATTGACTCTGAAAACTATCGCTTTCATCTGTAATTCCATTAGTGCAATAACAACTATGATATTTCCCTATTATTATGCATTTTCAAGTAATGTGTACATGTAATTTTATGATTGCATCTCAACCTTATGGTCACATATATCCATGGATGGTCAGAAAGATGGTTTTTCATTTAACTGTATAAAACTGACAAACAGAAAATATACTAGATTATACTCAACAACTAGATCTATTGTCCCATGAGGACTGTGGACACTTAAAAACCTGCTTTACCACTTTTCCTACTTCACTCACCTAGTTCATTTTCACCTGAGAATAATTTCAGCTAAACTAAAGGCAATTGTTGAAAGAAACTTTACAGCAACACAGAAGTTTAGAGTCACAGGTGTCTACCAGAGTTATTTCACATGGCATGCCAATTCTTCACTTGCCAAGTCTGCTGACAGTATATGCTTGTCTCAAAGATTATCACTGGGTACTATGCCTCCCCTCACCCAATCCACTTCTGTATCCTTGGAACCCTGTGTTGCAATGAGCCAGGGAATTGTTGACTAGAAGTGTACATAAACTGGAAGCTTTGAAGAAGAACAGGAAAATAACgacagaacaataaagaaactgacgCGGAAAAGAAAGTACATGGTGCACAATTCAATTCACACTCAGATTTTTCTTAGGTCCTGTTTTTGCCATAGCATTTCCTCTAAAGCCTGAGGGGCAATGAGTCTGGCACTCAATACCCCTTATTAGGTAATGACTTGAACAACAGGCTTTGTGgataacaaatatataaatgtaaaacataGGATGACATTTTTCCAGATAtatttcttctacaattttataGATGTTGCAAGTATGTTTCAAAATGAGTCTTACTTGAATAAGTAATACCAGTGCAACATCCATCTCTGgtgtttaatatttataaaaaatttcaacATGAAGTTGCTTTGTACACATTTTATACATTCTCTCCTAAGCCAGTAATCTCAGGTTTTTTGATAAAcccatttttgtttgtattttaaaagtcttCACCGTGGGATATTATCAAATAGTAATGAATTAACATGCACAGAACCAGCTGTGGTGGTGCTCTCTGGTAGGACTTCTTGGGAACAGTGGAGGTAGGAAGTATGacgagcttgaggccagcctaggttgcACAGAGCATTTTCATAGGTCTAAGAGCACATATACTCAGAGGTGATATTTTACCATTTTCTATAGGCAGGACATTTGTTGAtctcttttccctttgttttcctAAATAACTACAACATTGCAGTGAATGATGGTGTACATTGgcaatttctattttatgaaataaaaccccaaaacacaGAGATATTCAAAAACACTCAAAACTATCACAGTAAGGAAGTATAGGAGAGATGaataatataaagaatttaagTTTTTAGTTCTCATTCTGCTCTACAACTTGTGTAGAAATTGCTGAGCCAATCACTAAAATGTTGTGTTTAAGGACAGTAAGAGGGACATTCAAGCAGGAATTTATAGAAAGTATAAAAACAGTGATTTTGAAGGCTGAGGAAATTAGTTTggtgatagagtacttgcctactgCATATGAAGTGCTTAGATCAACTTCTAGAggaccattttttaaaactgatttgaGGGAAATGTTCTAAGAGACAATGCCTAAAATGTGTTACTATATTCATTGATATATGTTGCATGAAGTAGTTATTGGCTTGTAGGTAGTAGCATTATCAGCAGACTACAAACAAtgagaggaaaacaaaagcaatagctGTCCCTGAAGAGATGGAAGTGATTAGAAGAAGAGAGTTCAGAATTGGCTCAAGTACAGAAAATGTACAATCTCCATAGAGAAATGCATGCACGACTCAAATCTCCAAGACCTGAATGTCCCATCACAGAGTAGTATGAAAGTGCTACTGGCTCATTCTCTTCATATCTGCTGTCTGTTTCTGGGAAGTTATTTGAGTAAGCGTCTACTTTGCATATAGTCAAGTGTACTATGTTACTAAACTCATCTGAAGTGTCGTTTTCTCAGTGGCTCTTATGATAATAGATAATATTCTCACTTTCCTCTGATCCTTTAGTGGACTTAAGATTACCATTGAAAACTACGAAAACAAGTTTGGAGAATTAGAGCATTTGCTCTGACACAACTCTTAGAACGGAAGAGAATCAATGCCACAGAGCCTGAAATTTTACATCAAGAACCTAAGCAGTAATAACAATGGCAAGGTCTAGATCAGCTTTAAAACAGCGGTATTACTTTCTTGATCTTTAAAGCAACttgatatttatgtatatgtaattatatgtgtgtgtgtgtgtgtaatttcttGTTTTCAAATTATTGTGAAATAACTTTTCAATGAAGTCAGTTTGTACATGCTTCCTTTGGTATTGGGAACcatttatgcatgcatatgtaatGAGAACACTATTTTATGCTCTATCTTGTTAGGAAATTTGGATACACAATGTGACATAGCTAATTTTCATTAACACACCATCAAAGTCttgaaattatcattttaaataattgaatttttgtttcattttgaccCAAATCATCTCTTTTTCACTATCTGCATTTTAGCAGCCAGGTTTACATTCTCTCTTGTGTGATTTTAACTGAGATTGCACATAGAGTGCATTTAATGCAATATTTCCaaaatgtattgttttaatataCTGACTTCACACTGATATAGTCCAAGGATTAGAGTTGTtccattttcttatcattttctaAAGTCTTACAGCTCAAGGGAAATTTCTAGATAGATGTCCTAGACAAGCAGAGTCTTTTTCACAGTCGTTAGATATCTGTGTTGTGATGCTTAAATTAGCAAGTTCACCTTTTGTGTGCAGTTATCACAAAAAAGTCTCATGGGACTGGAGCAGAATTCTCACTATTCCTACATTCTGGTTCTTTTGGTTTATATTTGAAACAGGGTTCATGAACCTAACTCACCGGAGTTCAGTTAGGATGGATTGTAAAAGCACGATACTAGAGCTTCTGTTTGTATtggaaaatagatgaaaaaaaatattgagttgAAATAAGGCAGTGGTGCTATGGGCATCGtaattctccctttccctctgatTTCTAATGCAGTCACCATAGGAAATGACAGCCCTGCTTGCAGTTTTTTAAACAATCGTGGTAAGCATTGCATGGTTCTCTAacatcaccatttttttttttgtttcacagGACGTCATATAATGAAATGGCCGTGGCAAATGACTCTGTGGTAACTGAATTTATTCTCTTGGGGCTAACAGGACAGTCCAACCTCCAAATACCCCTGTTCCTACTCTTTCTAGTAATGTATATGATAACAGCATTGGGAAACTTGGCTCTCATAATTCTCATTGTGCTGAATTCTCACCTTCATACAcctatgtattttttcctttttaacttatCCTTTGTAGATTTTTGTTACTCTTCTGTAATTACACCGAAAATGTTAATGAACTTCATACTAAAGGAAAATTTCATCTCCTATGTAGGATGTATGACCCAGTTCtacttattttgtttctgtgtcattTCTGAGTGTTATGTCCTAACATCAATGGCCTATGATCGTTATGTAGCCATCTGTAATCCACTGTTGTATAATATTTCCATGTCTCCCAAGGTGTGTTCCTATCTTATACTTGTTTCATACTTCATGGGGTTTTCTGGTGCCATGATCCACACTGGTTGTGTCCTCAGGCTGACCTTCTGTGATGGGAACATCATCAACCACTATTTCTGTGATGTCCTCCCTTTGCTGCAGCTCTCCTGCACTAGCACCTACATTAACAAGATAGAGATATTTATTGTAGCGGGAAAAGACATCATTCTACCCACTGTCATCATCTTTATCTCTTATGGCTTGATCATTTCCAGCATATTCCAAATGAGGTCCAATGAGGGCAGATCAAAAGCCTTCAGCACTTGCAGCTCCCACATAAttgctgtctctctgttcttTGGATCTGGAGCATTTATGTATCTCAAGCCCAACTCAGCTGGACCAACAAATAATGGAAAAACATCTTCAATAATTTATACCACTGTAATTCCCATGATGAATCCATTAATTTATAGCTTGAGGAACAAAGACGTTAAAGCTGCGTTAAGAAACACTCTGAGCAAGAAAGTGTTTTAATCagaatttctatttgtttatatttattacagAGAATTTCAGTGTTTTCTTGGTATGATATTTCATATCATATTTTTACCATGGAAAATGGAAATTGGAGGACTCTTATTTTCAGCTTGTACTTTATAGaaactttttttgtttccttacttTTGTAGAATATCTTCTttagctgtttttcttcttttaataataTGGCAGAGttgattttactttttcatttttactatagACCTTATGCTTGGAAATAGTGAAtgattcttgttgtttttttaaacaacacCAGGTTGCATAGATTCCTTTTAGTATACAGGTATTATTTGGCACTCAATATGAAATATGAGCATAATATCATGTCTTCTATCCTATGTTTTAACATCTCAATGTTTAATAGATGAGTCCATTTATGCATTTTTGTTAAATTAAATGCAACCATGATGTAGCTTAAATAATTTCAATTAAACAGTCATTTGTCAGATCTCTATACTTTGCATTTAAAGATAATATCATGTTTTAAATGTCATTGccacatatttattatattataatgatttttaaatttagttatattaataatttataagcCCCACAATTCTATAAAAGGTTTCAGAATAATATATCATATTCTTATTTTCACG
This genomic interval carries:
- the LOC119809807 gene encoding olfactory receptor 8B8-like, which codes for MAVANDSVVTEFILLGLTGQSNLQIPLFLLFLVMYMITALGNLALIILIVLNSHLHTPMYFFLFNLSFVDFCYSSVITPKMLMNFILKENFISYVGCMTQFYLFCFCVISECYVLTSMAYDRYVAICNPLLYNISMSPKVCSYLILVSYFMGFSGAMIHTGCVLRLTFCDGNIINHYFCDVLPLLQLSCTSTYINKIEIFIVAGKDIILPTVIIFISYGLIISSIFQMRSNEGRSKAFSTCSSHIIAVSLFFGSGAFMYLKPNSAGPTNNGKTSSIIYTTVIPMMNPLIYSLRNKDVKAALRNTLSKKVF